CATTCCAGCACGTTGTCTATCTTCCCTTCCATATGGTATTTAGATTCCAACAATTCAACAGCTTCTTTTGGCGTTACCTCTTTCATTTTCTCCATTTCAACAATCTCCAAATCTTGTTTTTCCATCTTTATGAAAGGAGCCAGGATATCCTGTCACGGTGGCCACCGCTCCGGCCTCCTCTCTGGCTTTTATACCACTCTACATAACATCATCACAGTTAAGGAATAAAGCCCATTAACCACTAACCCAACAATTACCTGGATAACAAATTCTTTTACACTCATGCGATTGCCTCCTTTAATAATTCTCGAGCGCTCGCATATATTATCTCATTGTTGCTTTCCATTTGTACAATTTAAAAACCCAGCGGATAAGGTTTTTGATGTGATTATCAATAAAATGCTAATTTCCCTCAACTATTTTTTTAAAAAAGAAACTGTTAAATTTTCACTTTACAGTCATCTTACATCCCATAGAATTTATAGTACAGCCAGGCTGCCCACTGGTAATCATAGATCAGTGCCGTCACTATGGCCTCCCATGCATTTGTATAACCTCTGCTCTCAATGGCACGGCCCTGTCTGATCATCCTGTAAATGTCAGCCCGCGTCGTATATCTCACGCAGGCTCTCTGGCGCCCTGACCGGACCGCGATAATGACATGCCACTTTTTCTTCATCCTGCGCCCCCCGCACCGGTCCTGCTGCCCATCTGGAAGACCGCCGGCAGCCAGTGATCTGTCTTGTACGGGATAAACCGCTTTACTACAGGCAGCCGCAGGCCTTTGCCATCGATCAGGTATACCAGGGGATCTGCCGGTACCCGATGGATCAGGCCATCCCCGATCAGCTCCCCCAACAGGTCAAAAGCTTCCTGGCTCCATCCGGACCATAACACAACATGCTCATTCTGATCGGAACAGGCCATCAGATCTCCCTTATAGTCATAACCTTTCTGCTCAAATAGCCACTCCAGTTCCGCATAGCTGACGGAATCATTCCTGTTTATGTAATCCAGCACCGTCTGCTTTATCTCCTTTTTCTCCACATTTCCCTCCTTGTTGCGACGTCGCAACATTCCTCCGCACTTTCTCCAGCAGCTCCATCCGCTCCTGACGCTTCGCTTCCCAGTCCATCACCTGGAATGCGGCCCGCTCCGTGCTGCTTGTCCAGGTCTGTTGAAACCGGTCCACACCGCTCCCGGCCAAGACCATACCATAGATCTCTGTTTCATCCAAAAACGGCCGGATCTTACTGCAGTGCTTCGTCTTTCTCAACTCCCGCAGCGCTTTGGTATGGATCTGCCGGACTGCCTCCGGGCTTATGCCATTCTGCCGTCCGATTTCTGCCAGTGTCATGCCCTCCTGGTATCTCTGACGGATCACCTCAGCCTGGCGGTCCTGTAGGGCGTCCACACAGCCCCACAGAGCCGTTTTTAACTGATCACCCTGTATCTGTTCCACCAGCTTGTCTTCCAGGCTTTCCGGGCACGCTACGAGGTCTCCCATGGTGGTATCCTCACCGCCATCAATCCCCGTTACCGGAGCATCAAGACTTCCCAGCTGCGTCATAGAGGCATTTTCCTGTATCTCCCTGACCTGTTCCAGGGTAAGCCCCATAAGGGCCGCTGTCTCCCGTTCTGAGGGCTCCCTGCCATGCTCTAATTGAAAGGCATTGCAGAACTTTTTATATTTCTTGATCTTCTCATCCTGTCCCATAGGGATCCTCAGGACGCTGCCGCTTTGCTGGAGGTAGCGCCTCATCCGCTGCCGTATATGATATTCAGCGTATGTAAGAAACTTCGTCCCCTGCTCCGGGTCATAACCGGCAATCGCAGGATAAAGGGCCAGATACCCCTCCTGCTCCAGATCCTCCATCTCACCGCTTTCCCGGTACCGAAGCGCCATGGAATGGATGAACAGGCGCACCTGCTTATACAGTGCCTCCATGTTTTCTTCTACTTTCTCACCTGCCTTGATCTGAGAAACAAGCTGTTCGTTTGTCATAACCTCCTGCCTCCATTATCTGTCCTGCAGCGTTGATCCCCTGCCCCTGTCTGTGCTGAGATCAACTGTTTGCCCACTCAGTTCCGATAGCTGCTTTCTAAGTTCCGCAAGCTCTGTCATGGCTTCATCGTAGCTTTTCATCATCTTGTTATAGCGATCCTCGGGGATCATGATTACTTTTTGCATTCTGCTGTCTCCTTTCGGCCATCTTCCAAGCCTTTATAGTATGCCTGGTTCAATTTTGCGGCTATTGCATGTGCCCATTCTATGTCACCGTCATCATATTCACCCAGCGCCTTCAAACAACGTTCTACAAACTTATCTTCTTCAACCGGAAATCTCATTTTATAAAATCCTCCTTTTGCTTTTCTCGCCGGATTATGCTATCATCAAGATGGAATCCTTTATTTGATTTAGCGGCCTCTGGCTGCTCTGGCCCTGTAGGAAGTTCCAGCTTCCCATGGGGCCTGTTTTTAATAGTTCCCACCAATGCACCCGGTGTTTGTCTGGATCCCTGCCAGATAGTACGCTTTCAGCATCTCAACAGCTTGTTCCTCGGTGTATCCTTCCTGTGCCGCGATCACGATCAGCTCTGACTGGTAGCGCAGCCAGGAACGGAACTGTTCTTTGGGATCCGGTCTCTGGTATCCGTATGCCATGTTATTCACCTGCCTTTCTACCCACCTCATAACCCCAGTAGAATGCACTTTTCTGTATCTCCTCAATGTACTCATCCAGTGCTCTGCCAAGATTCCGATATGCAACTTTTAACTCCTCGTGTGCCATTGGTTGATCTTCCAGTGAATCCTCATAAACCTGCAATATTTTCTTATCCATAGCTTGACATTTTCTCCAATTTCCCTGTACAATACAGGTATGATTATTTATTAGTTACCTTGATTCCCTGGGAGTTGCCGCTCCTGGGGAATCGTCGTCTTTAAGATAGATATTCCCATCCTCATACTTCACAATCGCCGAATTACCACTGCTATCCACAATCAGTACATCCGTGTCACCAATCGGATTAACGGTCAGGCTTCCGGCATAGAAATTGACTTCCAACCATTTCTTGATGTTATACTGTGCAATCGTTCTTGCCCTGAATATCCTGTTCATCCTCCCTTCCTAAGCGTCCGGCTCCTGCCAGTTCCTTTGCTCACCAGCCGCAGTTCCTCCGGCGTTAGCCGGATGACCAGCCAGTTCCGTGCAATCAGCCCTGCCCTATCCATATGTATTTTCTGCTCCCTGGTCGGTCTCTTCGCCCTACTCTTTCCCATACCTTCACCACCTTCCATATAAATATAAAAGCGCTATTTCCGTTGCTATCCAACAAACGAAGCATAATGCAGTCGTTGCCTTCCAGAATCTTATATCATTCATCAGCAGGCTCCTCCTCTCCAGCTTCTTCCACTCCCGCCTCCGGGTACTTTATGATGAACTGCTCCAGGTCGCTGCCGCGTATCTTCTTCTGCCCCAGCAGTAAATATGGCAGCTTCTTGGTGTTAATCAGCTCATACACCTTACTCGGATTGACCTTCAAAACTTTCGCGGCCTCTTTTACTGTGTAAATTGGCTTGTAAGGCTCTACCATATGTTTTCCCCTCCTATAACTCTTTTTCGGTCATGATTCTTCCATCGAGAAAGACATACAAGCTTTTCACAGCAAAATCATCAGTTCCTTCAAGGTTAATGTTATTGCAGTACATATGATTAACCCCTATTTTTTTATCAGAGTCTGCACAATCATAAACATCGATATCATAATAGCCTTCCATTTTCAAGATTTCTTTTAAGTCCGCTTCAGTGACCTCACGTAACAAAGATTGTGACACTCCCCCTGAATGATCCACGGTTTTAATATGCTCCCCGTCAAAGCACAGGTCATCAAAATATATCGCTATGCTTCTCTCTTCATCTTCCAGCCACATAACGACATTCGAGTCTATATCATCCGATGTGATATCCCTGATGCTCATACCTATAAAATCCCTTAAGTCCTGCCCGCAGTAAACATTTGCTCCATGCTTCATTCCACGTTCATAATTCGTTTTTCTTACCGACTTATTAATTTCCATTCTCTGAATCCTCCATTCTGTTAATTCGTCCGATTTCCAGTTCCATATTGATGGGTGGCTGCCAATTGTTCAGGTATTTTAATGCCTCATCAAGTCGCTTCACCGGAGTGTTCTTGTATGAGTTCACGCTAAAAAAATCCTGGTAATCATGCCATAGCCTTGAGATGACCATCCCATACATTTTGGGTTGCTTATCATTCTCGTCTGCCGGCGGGTACTGGTATGTATATGCCCTGGCTTTCTTCCCTCCGACAGTATTCACAGCAACGGCTTTTGCCAGCGACTGAAGTTCCTGCTGCTGGCCATAGTCAATGGTCATGGTATTCTCCAGCTTGTCCACTCGGCTCTCTACACCTCCCAGACGCTCCCCCTGCTCATCCAGCATCCCCAGCTGGATTCTCATCATTTCCTCCGGAGACATTTTTGTTATCTGATAAGAACCAGTTCTTCGGATTGACGGCAGCACATCCGCAGCCAACCATTGTTGATATTTTAATGCCCGGTCATTCCCCGCCTTAAAGCCCAACATGTAAAATAGGCTTTCAGGAAGATACTCTTCTTTCGACCACTCGTGGGCGAAACCACACTCAGCACTAAAACTGTTCATTCTCTCCCACCTAACACTGGTATAAATCCGACCGTTCTTTGTTTCGGTCTTTGTCCAACCATATCCGATAGCCGTGTCTTCGGCATTAACAGAAATACTTCCATCTGAGTTCAGAATAGTTCTTACCTTAAAGCCTAATTCTTCGTTTGCGAAAACCTTAACCTCGTTCATACATCCTCCTTACGCTGTTCGTGTTTCTGAACTTTTTTGTTAAAAAAATACTCCGGAATCAATTCTTTAGGCATATCAAGAAGATCTACCGCCCTTGCAATCTCGTCTTGGGTAAACTCGAGCTTATTATTTAGCCTTTTGCTTAATGAAACCCGCCCAATGCCAAGTGCTTTCGCAAAATTATCTTGCGTTCCAAACTTGTATTTAATTAATCGAATTAGTTCTAAATATTCAAACGCCACTCCCTATCCACCTCCTTTGTTCGTGTTTCTGAACCCAAGTATACTCTAGCTGCCACTATTTGTCAATCCTATTTTCTGAACTTTTTTGTTGCTTTTTCTGAACTTCCATGTTATAGTTAATATACGGAGGTAAAAATCATGGCAACAATTTCTGAAAGAATAAAAGAAGCATTGGAAATACGACAATTAAAGCAAGCAGACCTAGTTGAAAAAACAAAAATAGGAAAATCTTCTATCAGCACGTATATTTCAGGGGCGTATGAGCCCAAACAAAAAAACATATACCTGCTTGCAAAAGCTTTGGATGTAAATGAAGCTTGGCTTATGGGGTATGATGTCCCAATGGAACGTAAAGCATCTCCTAATTCCGAACAGGCATTTATGGCCTATCTTAATAGTTTAGGATATCGCATATACAGAGATGACCCGGAACACAAACCGTTTATGTCAACAGATGAACTTACATGTAGACTTAAGTATAACACACTAGATACTTTAAAATTACGCATAGATAGTTATGCTAAAGCAATTGTAGATTCGGAATTATTATCTTTAAAAGAAGACGAAATCAAACAGCAACGTCTCGAAAAGGAGCGCTTACTACAGTCTTTGCAAGATAAAAACAATAAATTGCCAGAATCAGAAATAGAAGATTCTGCGAACCAAACTTCTTGTACAATTACTCCTATAAGTTATTTTAACGACGTAAATAAAGCAAAAGATTTTCTTAAATCACGCAAGTTATTAGCAGCATGGGAAATAGATAAGTTAACTGATGCAGACATAATTTCAATGGCTAATGTAATATGGACGGAAGGAAAATAATATAGTGTATGGAAATTTCACCCACAAGATATCAAAAAATCAAATCCACTATTGCTAATTGTAAAACACTTTTTAGAACAACTGATCCTTTTAAAATTTGTGAATTACTAGGCTTTAAAGTTTATTCCGTTAAGTTGGGGTCTAATTTACATGGATTTGCAGATGTGAAGCAGACTTTAGCTAGTTCAATAAATCAACGTAAGGAAAAACTATATACTGTTAAAGCAAATATTTATCTTTCGGATTCTTTGGACTCATACAGTAAAAAAATCGTTTGCGCTCACGAATTGGGACACGTTTTATTACAGTACAAAGAAGAATTAAATTTATTTGAAAGTACCAATGAAACAAAAGATATTAAAGAATACGAGGCTAATTTGTTTGCCATTGAGTTATTACCACAAATTTATAATAACTTTTCCATTGACTATCACGATTTAAACAAAGAAGAAATGCAGGCGTTTATGAACAAGAAAATATCTCATATTATTTATTCTTTATAGAATTAATAGATTGGATTAAATGCAAAACCGCCCCGGTGCTGGTAACACCAAAACGGTTTTCACATAGATTTCTCTTGCCGGACTGCTCCAGCATGATATAATCTGACTCACACCCAAATTATATCATCTTCAGAGCGTCCTGGCAAGAGGGCGTTCTTTTTATACCCTAAAACCAGTTGCGATATCGCAACTCACGAAATGAAAGGATGATACCATGGGACAACTCAGGACAAGAAAACGTGGATCTACCTGGCAGTACAGTTTTGAGGCAGCCAAAATTGATGGAAAACGCAAATCAATATCAAAGGGTGGATTTCGCACCAAAGCAGATGCCCTTGCCGCTGGAACCAAGGCTATGAACGAATATAACGAATCCGGCCAGGCCTTCACGCCTTCAGAAATCAGTATAGCAGATTACCTGGATTATTGGTTCGATAACTACTGCAAAATGAATTTGAAGTATAATACGCAGCTCGGTTATATTCAAATAATCGAAAAGCACCTGAAACCACAGTTTGGATCTTACAGGCTAAAAGCACTGACCGTCGCGTCCGTTCAGGAATACGTCAACAAACTTAAAATGCAAGGGCTTGCAAAAACTTCCGTGACCGGGATTATTTCTGTACTATCTACTGCCTACGAATATGCGATAGAACCGTTGGGGTACGTCCGGGATAATCCATGTTCCCGCGTCCGAATGCCCAAATTTGAGCGTCAGCCACGAGAGCGATGCGTCATATCGCCAGAGGAATTCCAGCAGATACTTACCAGATTTCCCGAAGAAAACATTTTTCATCTCCCTCTCATGATAGGATATTACACTGGCCTTAGGATCAGCGAGGCTTTCGCTCTTACTTGGGATGACATTGACCTCGAAAACCGGACAATTACAATAAATAAGACTGTCTTGAAACGCAACTATGGAGTAGATGTCCGAAGGGTCCTGGAACAGAAAGGAAAAAAAGAGGAAAAATCCTCCTGGTATTTTAGCACCACAAAAACAAAAAGTTCTGAACGCACCATAAAATTTGGCGATACACTATATCACGTCCTAAAGCGTGCTAAAACGAATCAAAAAAAGAATCGGCTCCTATATGGGGAATATTATACCGAGCACTATTTAAAATCAGAAAAAGACGAAAAAGGAAACACTATATATCGGATTATCCCCATAGAAAGATGTGTTCCGTGTGCATTCCAGCGCGTTGAAATGATATGCGTTCGGGAGAATGGTGAATACGTCAACCCTGATTCTTTCAAATACTGCAGCAGGGTAATTCACAATGAGCTAAAACTAGCATTTGACTACCATTCCCTCCGACACACCCATGCTACCTTGCTAATTGAGAACGGTGCCGACCTCAAAGACGTTCAGGCACGGCTTGGGCATTCCGATTTCAGAACCACCCTCCAGATATACACTCATGCAACCGAGGCAATGGCTACGAAGAGTGTAGAGATATTTGAAAAAGCGGCTTCCATTTGACAACCTCTCAAAATTTGGTTGTCAAATGGTTGTCACAGGCCACATTTTCATATCATGAAGCCACCACAATCCCTTATTTTATGCGGGTTAATGACACAATTGTTTCCACATTCGCCGTCCCAGGAAACATATCCACCGCGCACCCCTTCACCATCTCATACCCCCGCTCCTTAAGCACCGCTAAATCCCGCACCAGGCTGGTCGGCTTACAGGAAATATACACCATCCTGTCCACCCCAAAATCGATGATCTTATCGAGCGCCTTCGGATGGATCCCATCTCTCGGCGGATCGAGGATGATCAAGTCGGGCTTGTCCGTCACCTGGTCGATGACCTTCAACACATCCCCCGCGATGAATTCACAGTTGGAAAGCCCGTTCATGGCAGCGTTTTCTTTTGCCGCCTCCACGGCCTCCGCCACGATCTCCACGCCCACGACCTTGTCCGCTACCGGCGCTATGATCTGGGCGATGGTGCCGGTCCCGCTGTACAGGTCAAATACAACCTTATCCTTCGTTTCCCCCACATAGCTGCGGGCTGTCTCATAAAGCACCTCCGCCCCCAGCGAATTGGTCTGGAAGAAGGAAAACGGTGTGATCTGAAACTTCAGCCCCAAAAGCTCCTCATAAAAATAGCCTTTTCCGTAAAGAACCGTAGTCTCATCGCTCTGCACCACATCCGCCAGGCTGTCATTTCTGATATGCAGGATGCCGGCAAAAGCGCCGTCAAGGGGCAGCGCCAGCAGGCGCTCCTTAAAGCCTTCCAGAAGCTCCGTCTCCAGCATACCGCTTCCCAGCAGCTCCGTCTGCCCGGAGGTCACCAGAGCCACCAGGATCTCGCCCGTCTTTACAGCACGGCGCACCAGAAGGTGGCGCAGGTATCCCACATGCTGGAGTTTCTTATAATACCCAACCTGCTTCTCTGTGAAATACGTAAGGGCCGCAGTCAGGATCCGGCAGAAGTCCGGATGGACGATCCGGCAGTCCGGCGTGGTCACAATATCGTAAAAGCTGCCCCGTTTGTGCATTCCGAGGGCCAGGGGACCGTCCTTATATTCGTCCCCAAAGGAAAATTCCATCTTGTTGCGGTATCCGTCAAAGACCGGGCTGCCCTTGATCCCTTCAAACTCATAGTCCTCACAGACGCTGTCCAGCAGGTCTTTGACCTGCTTTTCTTTGATCTTCAGCTGTTCCTCATAGGGCAGGCTCTGGTACAGGCAACCGCCGCAGGTGCCAAAATGCGGACAGGCGGAACCGTCCTTCCGCTCCAATGGGGCGGATTCCAGCACCTCTAAAAGCCTTCCCTCGCATCTGCCGCCTCTCTTTTTATTTATGACAAACCGTACCTTCTGGCCCGGGATCGCATTCTTCATCACAACACGTTCGCCATCTATATGAAGAATCCCCTTATTGGGGAATTCTATATGCTCCACAACCGACTCAAAAATCTCTCCCTTTTTCACGTTCCTGTCCCTTTCTTCTCTCATGCAGTCTCTGTCTCTCATCATATGGCTTCAGGATATACAACGAAGCCATGACATAAAAATGGCGTGCCCCCATCTGCGAGACACGCCTGGTGTTTTAATTTGTAGTGGTTTCGTCCTCGTCCTCAAAGAAATCGTCGTCGAAATCGTCGTCGAAATCATCCTCGAAGTCCTCCAGGTAATCCGGAGTAAAGAAGCGGTAAACACCATATGCGATCGCCGCAATCGCTGCCACTGCGCCGATGATGGCGAGAATCCAGAGGATACAGGTTTTCTTCTTCTCCTCTTCCTCTTTTCTGTGTAAGAACTCGTTTAACTTGGTGGAGTTCATGATCTCTTCTACGCGATTTAAAGCATCCTTGCTCATAGTATCAAATCTGTTCATGTAGTCACGTCCTTTCTGTTGTTGTGGCAGAACCACATATATTACTTAGAGTATACCATTATTTCTTTGATTTTACTATCCTATTTTATTCAAAATTCAAAAAATTATCACACTTTTTGGAGTTTTGCAAAAGATGCGAACATCTTTTTTACACCGGATCTGTCAAAGTCTACCGTCACCTCAAAATCCTTGGCGCCGTCCTTCACGCTCTGTACGGTTCCTTCGCCAAACTTGACATGGCTGACCCGGTCACCCACACCATAATCCAGGGATGACGGTTTCTGCACGGTAAATGCCTTACCAAAGCCTGGATTGTGGCCTGTGCTCCCTGTTCCGGATTTCCCCTTGTCAAATGCATTAGATGACGGACCATGACCCGCAGCTCCATATCCTGCCGAACCATATCCCGCTGATCCAAAACCGCCCGAACCAAACCCCGCCGTGGGAGACGCATAGGAATTGGACTTCATCCCGAATTTGCTGACTCCGAGCTGCTTCTGGGACTGGTTCCAGGGAAGCTGTGCGTTGTCAAACTCATCCCGGCCTGCTTTCCGTCCCAGACGCGGCCCCAGCTTCTCCAGCTCGATCAGTTCCTCCGGTATCTCATCCACGAACCGGCTGACCTTGGAGTAACGGGTCTCCCCATTCACCATGCGCATACGCGCCGCCGTGATGACAAGTCGCTCTTTGGCCCGGGTGATCCCCACGTAGCAGAGCCGCCGCTCCTCCTCGATCTCCGTCCTGTCATCAGAGGTGATGGACATCATGCCTGGAAACAGCCCGTCCTCCAGGCCGCTCAAATAGACCACCGGGAACTCCAGCCCCTTGGCGCTGTGCAGCGTCATCAGGGTCACGCGGTTTTCCGAATCATCCATACGGTCCACATCCGCCACCAAAGCTACTTCCTCCAGAAATTCATTCAAATCCGGGTGCTCGCTCTCCTCACTGTAGCTGACCGCCTTGTTGATCAGCTCTTCGATATTTTCCAGGCGCGTCTGGGACTCGATCTCCCCTTCCGCCTCCAGCTCCTGCTTATAGCCGGTGTCCTCCAGGATTCCCTCGATCAGCTCTCTCAAGCTGCACTTCTCTTCCTCCAGCCTGCTGCGGAAGTCTTCAATCTGCTCTACAAAAACCGCAATCTTGCCTGCCGCCTTTCCCAGTCCCGGAACCGCCGCTGCCCTGACACAGGCATCATAAAAGCTGAAATCCTGCTCCGATGCCCATGCGGTGATCTTCCCGATGGATGCAGCGCCGATGCCGCGCTTGGGCACATTGATGATCCGCTGTACCGCCAGATCATCCTGACCGTTGGCAATGGTCTTCAAATAACTCAAAATGTCCTTGATCTCTTTTCGCTGATAGAAATTCACACCGCCTACCAGACGATATGGAACGTTGTGGGCGATACATTTTTCTTCCAGAAGGCGGGACTGGGCGTTGGTGCGGTACAGCACCGCATAATCCTGGAAATCCCTGCCGTCCGCCAGGATATCCCGCACGATCCCGTCCGCTTCCTCATAGGCCTGCTCATACTGCTTAAACACCACCGGGATACCCTCTCCATTGGCTGTCCAAAGGGTCTTGTCCTTCCTGCCCTGGTTGTTGCGGATCACTGCATTGGCCGCATCCAGGATATGGCTGGTGGAACGATAGTTCTGCTCCAGCTTGATGACCCGGGCACCGGGAAATTCACTTTCAAAATCCAGGATATTGCCAATATTGGCTCCACGGAATTTGTAGATGGACTGGTCGTCGTCTCCTACCACGCAGAGATTCTTGTATTTGCCCGCCAACAGGGAGATCAGCTGGAACTGGGCAGTATTGGTATCCTGGTACTCATCCACCATGATATATTTGAACCGCTCCTGATAATACTCGCGCACATCGCTGCTGGTCCGCAGAAGATCCACAGTCTTAAAGATCAGATCGTCGAAATCAAGAGCATTGTTCTTCTTTAGTTCCTGCTGATAATTCTGATAGATCTCCGCAACCTTGCGCTCCCGCCAGTCTCCCTGGGCGTTTACCATAAATTCATCCGGACTGATAAGCTCATTTTTCGCATTGGAGATCGCGGTGATCATAGCCCTGTCCTTAAACTGCTTCGGGTCTAAATCCATCTTTTTCAAGATCTGTTTCATCAGGGTTTTCTGGTCATCCGCATCATAAATGGTGAAATTGGTGCTGTAGCCCAGATGTTCTATAAAACGCCGGAGGATACGCACACAGGTGGAATGGAAGGTGCTGACCCAGACGCTTTCCGCCCCGAAGCTCACCAGACTGTCCACGCGCTCCCGCATCTCCCCTGCCGCCTTGTTGGTAAAGGTGATCGCCATGATATTCCACGGGTTTACCTCTTTTTCTTCTATCAGGTATGCAATCCGGTGAGTCAGCACGCGGGTTTTCCCGGACCCTGCGCCCGCCAGGATCAGAAGCGGTCCCTCCGTGTGGAAAACCGCCTCCTGCTGCATCGGATTCAATGTATCATAAGCTGCCATAAATATGTAGGATTCCTTTCTTCTGCACTTAGATGTATGCACTCACACGCAGCTCCCCAAAACCTCGCTAACCGTGTATAGTACGTTATAGTATAGCACAAAAACAGGACCGCCGCAAACCTTTCCGCCTGCGCCGGTCCTGTATGATCCTGTATGCTGTTTTATGATAACTGTTCAGAGATCCGCCGTTTACTCTGCGAATGCAACCGCCTCGATCTCAACCAGCGCACCCTTCGGGATCGCTGCCACCTCAAATGCGGCTCTTGCCGGGCAGTCGCCTTCAAAGAAGGTTGCATATACCTCGTTCATCGCTGCAAAGTCACCAATGTTCTTTAAAAGTACGGTGGTCTTAACCACATCTGCCATGGTCAGGCCGTCGCTGGCCAGAATGTTCTTTATGTTGGTCAGGGACTGTCTGGTCTGCGCTGCGATGTCATCCCCTGCAAATGCTCCGG
This portion of the Clostridium sp. AN503 genome encodes:
- the pcrA gene encoding DNA helicase PcrA produces the protein MAAYDTLNPMQQEAVFHTEGPLLILAGAGSGKTRVLTHRIAYLIEEKEVNPWNIMAITFTNKAAGEMRERVDSLVSFGAESVWVSTFHSTCVRILRRFIEHLGYSTNFTIYDADDQKTLMKQILKKMDLDPKQFKDRAMITAISNAKNELISPDEFMVNAQGDWRERKVAEIYQNYQQELKKNNALDFDDLIFKTVDLLRTSSDVREYYQERFKYIMVDEYQDTNTAQFQLISLLAGKYKNLCVVGDDDQSIYKFRGANIGNILDFESEFPGARVIKLEQNYRSTSHILDAANAVIRNNQGRKDKTLWTANGEGIPVVFKQYEQAYEEADGIVRDILADGRDFQDYAVLYRTNAQSRLLEEKCIAHNVPYRLVGGVNFYQRKEIKDILSYLKTIANGQDDLAVQRIINVPKRGIGAASIGKITAWASEQDFSFYDACVRAAAVPGLGKAAGKIAVFVEQIEDFRSRLEEEKCSLRELIEGILEDTGYKQELEAEGEIESQTRLENIEELINKAVSYSEESEHPDLNEFLEEVALVADVDRMDDSENRVTLMTLHSAKGLEFPVVYLSGLEDGLFPGMMSITSDDRTEIEEERRLCYVGITRAKERLVITAARMRMVNGETRYSKVSRFVDEIPEELIELEKLGPRLGRKAGRDEFDNAQLPWNQSQKQLGVSKFGMKSNSYASPTAGFGSGGFGSAGYGSAGYGAAGHGPSSNAFDKGKSGTGSTGHNPGFGKAFTVQKPSSLDYGVGDRVSHVKFGEGTVQSVKDGAKDFEVTVDFDRSGVKKMFASFAKLQKV
- a CDS encoding RidA family protein; amino-acid sequence: MKKVLATKEAPAAIGPYSQAVRVDKLVFVSGQLPIDPATGAFAGDDIAAQTRQSLTNIKNILASDGLTMADVVKTTVLLKNIGDFAAMNEVYATFFEGDCPARAAFEVAAIPKGALVEIEAVAFAE